The following proteins are encoded in a genomic region of Hymenobacter siberiensis:
- a CDS encoding histidine phosphatase family protein — translation MITHFTEIDRTKLFLLYHLNPVHPKAPPAPKGPLLQIVIIRHGEKPTEGDNLSPEGFERALALPEVLNNLLPRPPHFTYVPCIGTDKEDTTRVRMMQTVLPYAVQHNLTINSDYAPDEIKGLVKELRHHRGTVLLVWEHHNIVKIAEALGIIEPLEWPDNDYDSIWTITFRKGRAKGKAKLPVLIKTQQGIQPAAV, via the coding sequence ATGATAACCCACTTCACCGAAATAGATAGAACCAAGCTTTTCCTGCTGTACCACCTCAACCCGGTGCATCCCAAAGCCCCACCCGCCCCCAAAGGCCCCCTGCTGCAGATTGTCATTATCCGGCACGGCGAAAAGCCTACGGAGGGCGACAACCTTTCCCCCGAAGGTTTCGAACGGGCGCTGGCCCTGCCTGAAGTGCTCAATAACCTGCTGCCCCGGCCACCCCATTTCACCTACGTGCCGTGCATTGGCACCGACAAGGAGGACACGACCCGCGTGCGGATGATGCAAACCGTGCTGCCCTACGCCGTACAGCACAACCTGACCATCAACAGCGACTACGCCCCCGACGAAATCAAGGGCCTCGTGAAGGAGCTTCGGCACCACCGCGGCACCGTGCTGCTGGTATGGGAGCATCACAACATTGTGAAAATCGCCGAGGCCCTGGGTATCATAGAACCCCTGGAATGGCCCGATAATGATTATGACAGCATCTGGACCATCACGTTCAGGAAAGGCCGGGCCAAGGGCAAAGCCAAACTACCGGTGCTCATCAAGACCCAGCAAGGTATTCAACCCGCGGCTGTTTAA
- a CDS encoding type II toxin-antitoxin system HigB family toxin, giving the protein MKVHLIKRQTVEGFVARHARSRAAFALWLTAVKYADWNTPADIQQTFGAADLLGNGSNRVVFDIGGNNYRLIASYAFGERQVHLFVCWLGTHAEYDKLCAKNQQYTVNLY; this is encoded by the coding sequence ATGAAAGTCCACCTCATCAAACGGCAGACCGTGGAAGGCTTTGTCGCCCGCCACGCACGAAGTCGGGCTGCCTTCGCACTCTGGCTAACGGCCGTGAAATATGCCGACTGGAACACGCCCGCTGATATTCAGCAAACCTTCGGCGCGGCCGACTTACTAGGCAACGGCAGCAACCGCGTTGTGTTTGATATCGGTGGCAACAACTACCGGCTGATTGCCAGCTATGCGTTTGGCGAGCGGCAGGTGCATTTGTTCGTGTGCTGGCTGGGTACGCATGCCGAATACGATAAGCTCTGCGCGAAAAACCAGCAGTACACCGTCAACCTATACTAG
- a CDS encoding helix-turn-helix domain-containing protein: METLKYTVIKTEPQYQTYCTKLEALVTQPNPTAATQEEIDLLTLLIETWDHAHATLPEADPIDLLRSLMAGRHLLAKDLVTALGLSKGAVSDILNRRRGLSKEVIRRLASYFQVSQEAFNRAYELTVAAPLPRNARVVHQGQAKVAA, encoded by the coding sequence ATGGAAACGCTGAAATACACCGTCATCAAAACCGAGCCGCAATACCAGACCTATTGCACCAAACTCGAAGCCTTGGTAACCCAACCCAACCCCACCGCCGCCACCCAGGAAGAAATCGACCTGCTCACCCTGCTCATCGAAACCTGGGACCACGCCCACGCCACCCTCCCCGAAGCCGACCCCATCGACCTGCTGCGCTCCCTCATGGCCGGCCGTCACCTGCTGGCCAAAGACCTGGTAACCGCGCTGGGCCTCAGCAAAGGCGCAGTATCCGACATCCTGAACCGCCGCCGGGGCCTATCGAAAGAGGTTATCCGCCGCCTCGCCAGCTACTTCCAGGTCTCTCAGGAAGCATTCAATCGGGCCTATGAATTGACTGTGGCCGCGCCTCTGCCCCGCAATGCGCGGGTGGTCCACCAAGGGCAGGCGAAAGTGGCCGCATAG